One window from the genome of Thalassospira xiamenensis M-5 = DSM 17429 encodes:
- a CDS encoding winged helix-turn-helix domain-containing protein: MSKTDLKIRLKIELPDGVRLGYGKIDLLRAIDREQSISAAARSMGMSYRRAWMLLEELNKSFAAPVVETRMGGAGRGGASLTGTGMRIIAIYDDAQTRANEALADPLRKLADELAGDPSPPTEEGS, encoded by the coding sequence ATGAGCAAAACCGACCTTAAAATCCGGCTTAAAATCGAATTGCCCGATGGGGTTCGCCTTGGTTATGGCAAGATCGATCTGCTGCGCGCGATTGATCGTGAACAGTCGATTTCGGCGGCGGCGCGTTCGATGGGCATGTCCTATCGCCGGGCGTGGATGCTGCTTGAAGAATTGAACAAAAGCTTTGCCGCCCCGGTTGTTGAAACCCGGATGGGGGGTGCAGGCCGTGGCGGGGCCAGCCTGACCGGGACGGGGATGCGGATCATTGCGATTTACGACGATGCGCAAACCCGTGCGAACGAAGCATTGGCCGACCCGTTGCGCAAGCTTGCCGATGAACTGGCGGGCGATCCGTCCCCGCCGACCGAAGAAGGGTCTTAA
- a CDS encoding 2-hydroxyacid dehydrogenase: MSRSDKHILVISAIRPRHMEELAAKYELHRWDQATDKDAFLANVADRITALVSTAGVGVPTELIGKLPNLKVITSFGVGYDAIDIAACTARGIRVSNTPDVLNDDVADTAIMLLLATLRRLVVGDHWARSGQWSEKGAMPLTTTARGKKLGIVGLGRIGQAIAARAEPIGMEIGYFGRSKKPVDYHYEADLIGLANWADVLMVSCPGGAATQGIINADVLKALGPRGFVINIARGSVIDEPALIAALRDGVIAGAGLDVFHNEPHMDRAFAGFDNVVLYPHNASGTVETRDAMAQMVVDNLAQWFADGTLVSPVN; encoded by the coding sequence ATGTCCCGATCTGATAAACATATCCTCGTTATTTCGGCCATCCGGCCGCGTCATATGGAAGAACTTGCTGCGAAATACGAACTGCATCGCTGGGATCAGGCGACGGACAAGGATGCGTTTCTGGCCAACGTGGCAGACAGGATCACAGCCCTTGTTTCGACCGCCGGGGTCGGGGTGCCGACGGAGCTGATCGGGAAGCTGCCGAACCTTAAGGTGATTACAAGTTTCGGGGTCGGTTATGACGCGATTGATATCGCGGCCTGTACGGCGCGTGGCATTCGCGTTTCCAACACGCCCGACGTTTTGAATGACGATGTGGCCGATACCGCGATCATGCTGCTGCTGGCGACGCTTCGGCGGCTGGTTGTGGGTGATCATTGGGCGCGCAGCGGTCAATGGTCGGAAAAGGGGGCGATGCCGTTAACCACAACCGCGCGCGGCAAGAAGCTTGGCATTGTCGGGCTTGGCCGGATCGGGCAGGCGATTGCCGCGCGGGCGGAACCGATTGGCATGGAAATCGGTTATTTCGGACGATCCAAAAAACCGGTCGATTATCATTATGAGGCCGATCTGATCGGGCTTGCGAACTGGGCGGATGTTCTGATGGTTTCCTGCCCCGGCGGGGCGGCGACACAGGGGATCATCAATGCCGACGTTTTGAAGGCACTTGGCCCGCGTGGTTTTGTCATCAATATCGCCCGTGGTTCGGTGATTGATGAACCGGCACTGATTGCGGCACTTCGGGATGGCGTGATTGCCGGGGCGGGGCTGGATGTGTTCCATAATGAACCGCATATGGACCGTGCCTTTGCCGGGTTTGACAATGTCGTGCTGTATCCCCACAACGCCAGCGGCACGGTTGAAACCCGCGATGCGATGGCGCAGATGGTGGTCGATAATCTGGCGCAATGGTTTGCCGACGGGACGCTGGTGAGTCCGGTTAACTGA
- a CDS encoding sarcosine oxidase subunit beta family protein → MTHFSALSLLKNAFTGQKNWQAQWPDSQPKAEYDVVIVGAGGHGLGAAYYLAKEHGITNVAVIDKGWLGGGNTGRNTTIIRSNYLYDESARLYDHAVDLWEGLSQDLNYNVMFSRRGVLMLAHNVHDVQSFQRHIHSNRLNGVDNRWLSAHEAKEFCPPLNISPNARYPVVGAALQMRAGTARHDAVAWGYARGASQRGVDIIQNCPVTAIRRGPDGAVEGVETAKGFIRAKKVAVSAAGHTSVVMETAGVRMPLESYPLQALVSEPVKPIFPCVVMSNTVHAYISQSDKGELVIGSGTDQYTSYSQRGGLPLIEHTVAAICEIFPIFNRMRMLRKWGGIVDVTPDRSPILGMTPVPGLYVNCGWGTGGFKATPGAAHTLAWTVAKGTPHDINAPFTLDRFRTGRLIDEAAAAAVAH, encoded by the coding sequence ATGACGCATTTTTCTGCTTTGTCGCTGTTAAAGAATGCTTTTACAGGACAAAAGAACTGGCAGGCGCAATGGCCCGACAGCCAACCGAAGGCAGAATATGACGTCGTCATTGTCGGTGCTGGTGGGCATGGGCTTGGCGCGGCTTATTATCTGGCCAAGGAACACGGCATCACCAATGTCGCCGTGATCGACAAGGGCTGGCTGGGTGGCGGCAATACCGGGCGCAACACCACGATCATCCGGTCAAACTATCTTTATGATGAAAGTGCCCGTCTTTATGACCATGCCGTTGATCTTTGGGAAGGTCTTAGCCAGGATCTGAATTACAATGTCATGTTTTCGCGCCGCGGCGTTCTGATGCTCGCACACAATGTTCATGACGTTCAATCGTTTCAGCGCCACATCCATTCCAACCGCCTGAACGGTGTCGATAACCGCTGGCTCTCTGCCCACGAAGCCAAGGAATTCTGCCCGCCGCTTAATATTTCGCCCAACGCACGCTATCCGGTTGTCGGTGCCGCCCTTCAGATGCGCGCCGGAACCGCCCGCCACGATGCGGTTGCGTGGGGCTATGCGCGCGGGGCATCACAACGCGGTGTGGATATCATCCAGAACTGCCCGGTCACCGCGATCCGCCGCGGGCCGGATGGCGCGGTCGAAGGCGTTGAAACCGCCAAGGGCTTTATTCGTGCCAAAAAGGTCGCGGTTTCGGCTGCCGGTCACACCAGCGTCGTGATGGAAACCGCCGGTGTGCGCATGCCCCTTGAAAGCTATCCGCTTCAGGCACTGGTATCCGAACCGGTCAAGCCGATCTTCCCCTGTGTCGTCATGTCCAACACCGTCCATGCCTATATCAGCCAGTCGGACAAGGGCGAACTCGTGATCGGATCGGGCACCGATCAATATACCAGTTATTCCCAGCGTGGCGGCCTGCCGCTGATCGAACATACGGTTGCCGCGATCTGCGAGATTTTCCCGATCTTCAACCGCATGCGGATGTTGCGCAAATGGGGCGGCATTGTGGATGTGACCCCGGATCGCTCACCGATCCTTGGCATGACACCGGTACCCGGCCTTTACGTCAATTGCGGCTGGGGCACGGGCGGGTTCAAGGCCACACCGGGTGCTGCCCATACGCTTGCATGGACGGTTGCCAAAGGCACCCCGCATGACATCAACGCCCCCTTCACGCTGGACCGTTTCCGGACCGGCCGTCTGATTGACGAAGCGGCCGCAGCCGCCGTCGCACACTGA
- a CDS encoding sarcosine oxidase subunit delta gives MLLIHCPYCDETLPELEFTYGGEAHIARPANPADKTDDEWRDFLFIRTNVKGPHFERWRHAHGCGRFFNAVRDTVSDRFLTTYKAGDARPDLAVLLEDAAKKEPSK, from the coding sequence ATGCTTCTCATCCATTGCCCCTATTGCGATGAAACGCTGCCGGAACTGGAATTCACCTATGGCGGCGAAGCCCATATCGCGCGCCCGGCAAATCCAGCGGACAAAACCGATGATGAATGGCGCGATTTCCTGTTCATCCGCACCAATGTCAAGGGACCCCATTTTGAACGCTGGCGTCATGCCCATGGTTGCGGCCGGTTCTTTAACGCCGTGCGCGACACCGTCTCGGACCGGTTCCTGACAACATACAAGGCGGGCGATGCGCGCCCTGACCTTGCTGTTTTGCTTGAAGATGCCGCAAAGAAGGAGCCTTCGAAATGA